DNA from Krasilnikovia cinnamomea:
CACCGTGGCGGCCAGCCGCCGCCCGCCCGCGACCAGCTCGGCGGGGGACAGCTCGTCCGCGCGGGCGGTGGCCCGGGCGACCACATTGGTGATGCCCAGCCCGGCCGCGGGCAGTGACCACTGTTCCGAGGGCTGCAGCAAACATGCGGTGAAGCCGGAACGGTGCAGCGCGGGCCAGAACCGGTTGCCCGGCCGGGCGAAGTGATGACCGGTGGCCGCGGAGTACAGACTCGGGTTGATCCCCGAGAACAGCACCCGCAGGTCCGGACCGACCAGATCCGGAATGGTCAGCCCGGCCACCGCGGCGAGATCCGCGCGGCTCGGCGCGGCAGCGCGGTCCGGGTGGCTCGGCGCGGCGGCGCGTTCGGGGTGGCTCGGCGCGGCGGCGCGTTCGGGGTGGCTCGGCATGGGCGGGTTAATCACAGGGTGCGCAGGGCGCCGCCGTCCACGGGAATGGTCAGGCCGGTGAGGTAGCCGGCGGCGGGCGACAGCACGAACGCCGCCACCCGGCCGAATTCGCCCGGCTCGCCGAGACGGCGCAGCGGGATGGCGGCCTCCGCCTGCGACTGGGCCGCGGCCGGGTCGTCGGTGGCGGCGAACAGCTCGACGTTGCGGTCGGTGAGCAGCCGCCCGGGCAGCAGGCTCACCACGCGTACGCCGCGGGGGCCGTACTCGTCGGCCATGTCCTTGGCGACCCCGGCCAGTCCGGGGCGCAGGCCGTTGGACAGGCCCAGGCCGGGGATGGGGGAGTGGACCGAGGTGGACAGTACGAGACCGATCGCGCCGCCGGCGGGCAGGGCCTCGGCGAACGTGCGCGCGGCCCGGACCGAGCCGAGGAACACCGTCTCGAACGCGGCCCGCCACTGCTCGTCGCTCATCCGCGCGGCGGTGCCGCGGGCGGGCCCGCCCACCGAGATCAGCGCGCCGTCGAAACGCCCGAACCGCTGCGTTGCCGCGTCGACCAGCCGCTGCGGGGTCGCCGGGTCGGTGAGGTCCGCGACCACTCCGACGGCCGCGTCCGGGCCGCCGAGCTCGGTGACGGCCGCGTTGACGCGGGCGTCGTCACGGGCGGAGACCACCACCTTGGCGCCGTCGGCGACCAGCGCCTGGGCGGTGGCGAAGCCGAGGCCCCGGGAGGCGCCGGTGAGGACGTACACGCGATCGGCCAGACCCAGATCCATGCCGAGATCCTGCCACTGTGTCCGCGGGGCGCCACACTCCGGGCCGGTCCGGGCGCGGGATCCGCCGCGGCGCCTCGGTGACGTGCGGTGGATCAGGCGGGGCCGCGCAGCACGCGTACCCGGCCGAAGAGCTGCAGGACGACGGACCCGGCGGCGCGTCGCACCGTCGGCGCCCGGCGGGCGCGCGGCGCGGAGCGGCCGTCGTAGCGGGAGGCGGCCTCGCGGGTGGCCAGCTCCGCACCGGCCGGGGCCGGCAGCTCGCCGCCGGCGGCCAGCTCGCGGGCGAGGTCCCAGCCGTCGCGCAACGAGCCCTGGGTGGGCCGGGTGGCGGCCCACCGGGCGAACTCGCCCGGCCACCGCTCACCCAGCGCGGCCGCCAACAGCGGCCAGTGCCGCGCGACCTCACCGGCGCGCTTGCGCAGCAGCGCGACCCGCGCGGCCTCGACCATCCGGGCGTCGAAGCCCACCGGTACGGGCGCCCCGCCGGTCAGCGCCGCGACCAGCTCGGCCTGCCGCGCGGCCAGGCTCCCGGGCCGCCCACCGGCCGGGGCGCTGTGGCCGCTCGAGGGATCGGCCGGGGCGCTGTGGCCGCTCGACGGATCGGCGAGGGTGCTCATGTGACCGCCGGGTAGCCGGAGGCGGCGGCGATCGCGTCGAGTTCGGCGCGCAACGCGTCGGCGCTCGGGTACGCGCCGTCGCGCTCCAGCAGCAGTGCGGGCGGGCGGTGCCGGGCGCACAGCGCCGCGACCAGGTCCAGCACGGGCTGCGGCACCGCGTCGGCGTGGGTGTCGTGGTAGATGCCGTCGTGCTCGGCGCCACCGGCCACGTGCACGTACGCGACGCGCTCCAGCGGCAGCGCGTCGAGCAGCGCCACCGGGTCGGCGCCGCGGTTGCGCGCGTTGGCGTAGACGTTGGCCACGTCGAGCAGCAGCAGCGCCCCGGTGCGCTCCAGGATCTCGGTGAGGAACGCGGCCTCGTCCAGTTCGTCGTCCGGCCAGTCGAACAGCGCCGCGATCGGCTCCAGGGCCAGCGGCACACCGAGCTCGGCCTGGGTGCGTTTGACGTTGGCGACCACGGCGTCGACCGCCTCGCGGCTGCGTGGCACCGGCAGCAGGTGGCCGGCCTCGACCCCGCCCGCCCGTACGAACGCGATGTGCTCGCTGGCCAGCGGGGCACCCAGGCGTTCGGCGACCGTGGCGAGGTGCGCGACCCGGGCGGGCTCCACCGGCTCGGCGCCGCCCAGGGACAGCTTGACCCCGTGCGGCACCACTGCGGTGCCCCGCTCGCGCAGCTCGGCCAGGCCGGCGGGCAGCTCACCGTGCGCGGGCACCGACTCGGCGACGACCTCGGTGAAGCGCAGGCCGGGCAGCCCCGCGACGAATCCGGCGATTTCGGGCCGCCAGCCGATGCCGACGCCGTGGGCCGTCATCCGCCGCACCCGCCCCCGCCACCGCCGCACGAGCTGCCGCTGGAGCTGCCGCTGGAGCAGGAGCTGGCCGAACCGCAGGAGCTGCCGCTGGACCAGGAGCTGCTGCTGCCGCCGCTGGCGCTCCAGCCGCTGTAGGCGGCCATGCGCTGGATCTCCGCCTCGGCGGCGAACTGGGGGTCCAGGCTGTACAGCGAGGCCGTACCGAACAGGGCCACGCCCAGCGCGACGCTGCCCGCCCCGTACGTGGAGTACGAGGGGGACTGGCGGGGGGACAGGTAGTGGTTCTTGGCGCGCAGGGCGGCGAGGCCACCGGCGACGGCGCGGGTCTGCCTCGGCACGCGGGCAAGCAGCAGGGCGACGACTCCCGCGACGAACAGCAGCGGCAGGAGGAAGCCGACCGGCTTGTCGTTGGCGATTCCGGAGGCGACCCGGGCGATGCCGAGCACCAGCAGCGCCAGCGCGGCCAGCGCCCACAGGCGGGCGGTGCGCCGCCGCGCCGCACTGGTGGCCAGTCCCGCGGCCTCCAGGCCGTCGCCAAGCTGGGTGAGCGCGGTGCGGACCCACTGGTCGGCGTGGACGTAGCGGGCGCGTACCCGCTTGCCCGCGGCGTTGTAGATCGCGGTCTCCAGCGGCGTGGCGCCGCTGGCCAGCGGCCCGGCCTGCACGAGCGTACGGTCGGGCCCGGCGCCGACCGCGCCGGTGGCGCGCAGCCCGCCCAGGGCCGAGTAGACCGCGAGCCGGGGCCCGCCGGCCAGGTACGCGACCTGCGGGGGGCCGAGCTGGTCGAGCTGGGCGTCGCGCGGCCCGGCGAACAGCCGGCGCCGGTGCACGATCGCGCCCACGGTGATCACCACCAGCGCGGCGATGTAGTACAGCAGGAAGGTCGGGCCGGGGATTCCCCAGGTGGCGCCGGTAGCGGCGAGCGTCATGTGCGGACCTCCCGGTTGAGCTGGGCTGTGGGCCTCATTGTGCAGGTCCGCGCAACGGGTACGGTCACGCCCGCCGGACGGCCTCCTCCACCAGGTCGAGAACCCGGCTGAGTTCGCCCGGCGGGCGCCCCGTGGCCAGGTGCAGCACCATCCCGTCGTACGCCAGCTCCAGGAACTGGGTGAGCACCTCGACCGGTACGTCGTCGCGCAGCACCCCGGCGTCGCGCTGGCGCTGGAGGCGTTCCCGGGTGGCGGTGGCGATCGCGTTGGAGCGTTCGGCCCAGCGCTTGGCGAACGCGGGGTCGGTGCGCAGCCGGCGGGAGACCTCCAGCTGGGTGCCCAGCCAGCCGGCGGTGTCGCCGTCGCCGGCCGAGGCCCCGGCCCGTTCGAGCAGGTCCCGCATCACCTGGACGAGGCCGTTGCGGGTGACCGTCTCGACCATCGCGGCGGCGTCGTCCTCGGCGACCGCGAGGAACAGCGAGTCCTTGTCCCGGAAGTGGTGGAAGATCGCGCCCCGGGACAGGCCGGTGGCGTCCTCGAGGCGGCGCACGGTGGCTCCCTCGTAGCCGTAGCGCGCGAAGCAGCCCCGGGCCGCGGCGAGGATCTCGTGGCGGCGGGCATCGAGCTGGTCCTGGCTAACCCTGGGCACGTCGTTGATCGTGTCATGAGCGCTGCGTAGCGTGCAATCCGTACGTACGGTTTGGCGCTCCCGGGACGGACTCCTTGTCCGCCCTGGTCGGATGATGCGAATTCAGCCAGGCTGGTTAGGGCATGTTGACAGTTGCGGGCTGTTCGTCCCGCAACCACTCACGTAAAGTGCCCGCGTGCCTCTCGTCTTCCTCGCCCTGGACGACACCCTGCTCGACCGCAGCGGTGCGTTCCGGCTCTGGGCGAAGGGATTCCTGGACGAGATCGCGGCGCCCCACGACGACCTCGAATGGCTGATCTCGATGGACGCCGATGGCCTCACCTCCCGGTGGGACCTGGCCGACCTGATCCGGGACCGCTATCGGCTGCGTACGCCCTCCATCGACCTGCTGGAGGAGCTGCACGAGGGCCCGCTGGCGCACGAAAGGCTGGACCCGCTGGTCGCGTGCGCGCTGCAGATCGCGGGCGACGCCGGATTCGTCCCGGTCGTCGTCACCAACGGCCCGCACGAGCTGCAGGAGAGCCGCATCCGGCGCACCGGCCTCGACCGGTACGTCGCCGATTGGGTGATCTCCGGCCAGGAGGGCGTCAGCAAACCCAACCCGCGCATCTTCGCGCTGGCCGCGCAGCGGGTGCGGATGCGCCTCGGCGGGGCGTGGGTCGTCGGCGACAGCCCCGAGGCCGACATCGGTGGCGCGGCCGCCATGGGCCTGCCCAGCGTGTGGCTGCACCGCGGCCGGGACTGGGTGGATCAGCGCTTCGCGCCCACCCGGGTCGTCGGCAACGTGATCCAGGGCCTGTCGGCCATCATGGCCACCGCGCGCTGACATTAATTCGGTTGCGCGGCCCGCACGGGCCGGGCAGAGTCCTGCGGGTACGCGCGCCGACCGGCATCTGCCGTGCGGCGGGACCCGACCGGTGCGCCCGGTCCGAGAGAGAAGGGGGTGGCGAGAAATGGCTGTCTTTGCCCTGCGCCAGATCCCACCGTTCGTTCCTTCTCTCAAGGAGTTCCCGCAGTGCGCGAGCACGATTCTTCCGGCCGGGCCACCATGCGCCGCGGCCGCCGTACCTTCGACGACGACGAACCCGACTTCCTGAAGCGGGGCCGGCTGGAGCCGGCCCTGACCGAGGACCCCGACCTGCCCGACACGGGGGACCGCTGGTCCACCTGGGACGGGGCCCTGCACGGTCCGCAACCGCGTCCCGAATGGGTGCGCACCGAGCACGGTGCCGTGGACACCGAGCTGGGCATGCTCAAGACCGGCAAGGAGGCGGACGTCTTCCTCGTCCGCCGCGCGGTCCCGGACACCGGGCAGGTCAGCATGCTGGCCGCCAAGCGGTACCGGGACGCCGACCACCGGCTGTTCCACCGCGACTCCGGATACCTGGAGGGCCGCCGGGTACGCCGCTCCCGCGAGATGCGCGCGATGGCCACGCGCACCTCGTTCGGCCGCGACCTCATCGCGGGCCAGTGGGCGGCCGCCGAGTTCGCCGCGCTGTCGCGGCTGTGGCAGCTCGGCCACGACAGCGGCGCGATCTGCGTGCCGTACCCGGTGCAGCTGGCCGGGACCGAGCTGATGCTGGAGTTCGTCGGTGACTGGGCGAGCGGGCAGGCCGCGCCGCGCCTCGCCCAGGTGCGACCCGACCCCGACGAGCTGCGCGACCTGTGGGACCAGTTGGTGGCGGCGCTGTCCGTGCTGGCCCGGTGCGGGCTCGCGCACGGCGACCTGTCGCCGTACAACCTGCTGGTGCACGGCGGGCGGCTGGTGCTGATCGACCTGCCGCAGGTGGTCGACGTGGTCGCCAACCCGCAGGGGCCGCGGTTCCTCGCCCGCGACGTGCGCAACGTGGCGACGTGGTTCGCCGCGCGCGGGCTGCCCGCCGAGGTGCTCGACGAAGAGGAACTCACCGCGCGGCTGCTCAGCGACGCGGGGCTGGGGTGAGTTCGCGGACCGTTCGCCGGTGCCCGCCGCGCGCGGCGGGCACCGAGCGAGCGATGCGTTATCTCTTCGTTACCGGATGCGGGCGAACCGCATCCGCGCCGACGGCATCGCACTGGATGACCACCTCCGCCACCGCGAATCCGAAAGGCCGGTCATCCGCATGCGCGTCGCCCCACTCCTCACCGCCCTCGTCCTGCTGCCGACCGCGGCCCTGCTCACCGGCTGCGACCCCGCGGTCCCGCGCGTCGACGGCAGCGCGGGACCGGTCACCGCCGCTCCGACCACGACCGCCCCGGCGGTGCCGGCCCCCAGCACGCCGGCCTCCCGCACGCCGGCCTCCCGCACACCAGCCCCACCCCCGGCATCGAAGCCATCGGTGCCCCCACCGGCCCCACCGCCCGCGACGCTCGGACCGGACGGTCTGGGCAAGCTGACGCTCGGCATGACCGAGCGGCAGGCCAGCGCCACCGGCCTGATCGGAGCGTGGTCCGACGGCGGCCTGTGCCGGATGTCGCGGCTGCGGGGCGCCTCCGCCGACGGCGGCGGCCTCGTGTACGCCATGGCCGACTTCGGCGTCGTGATCGTCGACGCGTACGGCAACCTGCGCACCCCCGAGGGGATCCGCCTGGGCAGCTCCTGGGCCGGCGCGCGGCGCGCGTACCCGAAGCTGCGCGCGGCGCAGGGCGGCGGCCTCGGCGATCCCGCCGGGATCGCGTTCACCGAGGTGCCCGGCAACAGGGGGGCGTACTACCGGCTGGCCTGGCGCGACGGGAAGGTCACCGACCTGACGCTGCAGGACAGGG
Protein-coding regions in this window:
- a CDS encoding TetR/AcrR family transcriptional regulator; the encoded protein is MPRVSQDQLDARRHEILAAARGCFARYGYEGATVRRLEDATGLSRGAIFHHFRDKDSLFLAVAEDDAAAMVETVTRNGLVQVMRDLLERAGASAGDGDTAGWLGTQLEVSRRLRTDPAFAKRWAERSNAIATATRERLQRQRDAGVLRDDVPVEVLTQFLELAYDGMVLHLATGRPPGELSRVLDLVEEAVRRA
- a CDS encoding serine protein kinase RIO yields the protein MREHDSSGRATMRRGRRTFDDDEPDFLKRGRLEPALTEDPDLPDTGDRWSTWDGALHGPQPRPEWVRTEHGAVDTELGMLKTGKEADVFLVRRAVPDTGQVSMLAAKRYRDADHRLFHRDSGYLEGRRVRRSREMRAMATRTSFGRDLIAGQWAAAEFAALSRLWQLGHDSGAICVPYPVQLAGTELMLEFVGDWASGQAAPRLAQVRPDPDELRDLWDQLVAALSVLARCGLAHGDLSPYNLLVHGGRLVLIDLPQVVDVVANPQGPRFLARDVRNVATWFAARGLPAEVLDEEELTARLLSDAGLG
- a CDS encoding SDR family oxidoreductase, with protein sequence MDLGLADRVYVLTGASRGLGFATAQALVADGAKVVVSARDDARVNAAVTELGGPDAAVGVVADLTDPATPQRLVDAATQRFGRFDGALISVGGPARGTAARMSDEQWRAAFETVFLGSVRAARTFAEALPAGGAIGLVLSTSVHSPIPGLGLSNGLRPGLAGVAKDMADEYGPRGVRVVSLLPGRLLTDRNVELFAATDDPAAAQSQAEAAIPLRRLGEPGEFGRVAAFVLSPAAGYLTGLTIPVDGGALRTL
- a CDS encoding TIGR04222 domain-containing membrane protein, which translates into the protein MTLAATGATWGIPGPTFLLYYIAALVVITVGAIVHRRRLFAGPRDAQLDQLGPPQVAYLAGGPRLAVYSALGGLRATGAVGAGPDRTLVQAGPLASGATPLETAIYNAAGKRVRARYVHADQWVRTALTQLGDGLEAAGLATSAARRRTARLWALAALALLVLGIARVASGIANDKPVGFLLPLLFVAGVVALLLARVPRQTRAVAGGLAALRAKNHYLSPRQSPSYSTYGAGSVALGVALFGTASLYSLDPQFAAEAEIQRMAAYSGWSASGGSSSSWSSGSSCGSASSCSSGSSSGSSCGGGGGGCGG
- a CDS encoding DUF692 domain-containing protein, producing MTAHGVGIGWRPEIAGFVAGLPGLRFTEVVAESVPAHGELPAGLAELRERGTAVVPHGVKLSLGGAEPVEPARVAHLATVAERLGAPLASEHIAFVRAGGVEAGHLLPVPRSREAVDAVVANVKRTQAELGVPLALEPIAALFDWPDDELDEAAFLTEILERTGALLLLDVANVYANARNRGADPVALLDALPLERVAYVHVAGGAEHDGIYHDTHADAVPQPVLDLVAALCARHRPPALLLERDGAYPSADALRAELDAIAAASGYPAVT
- the mug gene encoding G/U mismatch-specific DNA glycosylase — protein: MPSHPERAAAPSHPERAAAPSHPDRAAAPSRADLAAVAGLTIPDLVGPDLRVLFSGINPSLYSAATGHHFARPGNRFWPALHRSGFTACLLQPSEQWSLPAAGLGITNVVARATARADELSPAELVAGGRRLAATVERWRPRFLAVLGVTAYRAAFGQPKAVVGPQDREIAGTPVWVLPNPSGLNAHYTVETLAAAYAELRAAAVPDGPAGDG
- a CDS encoding HAD family hydrolase, which codes for MPLVFLALDDTLLDRSGAFRLWAKGFLDEIAAPHDDLEWLISMDADGLTSRWDLADLIRDRYRLRTPSIDLLEELHEGPLAHERLDPLVACALQIAGDAGFVPVVVTNGPHELQESRIRRTGLDRYVADWVISGQEGVSKPNPRIFALAAQRVRMRLGGAWVVGDSPEADIGGAAAMGLPSVWLHRGRDWVDQRFAPTRVVGNVIQGLSAIMATAR